TTCGCGTACCACATCGACGTCTTCGTGCCCGCGTACAGAACCGTCTCGTGGAGCGAGAAGCCGACCCGCTCCTCGGCGAGGACGATGCGTTTGCTCTCCCAGGTACCGGACGCCGCCCTCACATGCCGGTCGGTGCCTTCGATGTCCTTGAACGAACGGACGATCACGTGCTCAACAACCCCTTTCTCAAATGGTTCAGACGTGCTGACGTGCTGGCGTTCGGACAGCAGTTCAGACAGCTGTTCAGACGATCTCGACGGTTTCGCGTACGGCACGGGCGATGATCCGCAGGCCCTCGTCCAGTTCCTCGGGCGTGATGGTGAGCGCCGGCAGCAGCTTCACGACCTCGCTCTCCGGGCCGGACGTCTCGATGAGCAGCCCGAGTTCGAAGGCCCGCCGCGCGACCCGCCCCGCACGCGCCTTCTCGTGGAACTCCAGGCCCCACACCAGGCCCCGGCCCCGGTACTCCTTGACGTCGGCGAGGTTCTCCTCGGTGATCGAGATCAGCGCCTCCTCGACCTGCTCGCCACGGGTGCGCGTCTGCTTCTCCATGGCGGAACCGTCGGACCAGTAGGTCTCCAGCGTGGCGGTGGCCGTCACGAACGCCGGATTGTTGCCGCGGAACGTGCCGTTGTGCTCGCCCGGCTCCCAGACGTCCAGCTCGGGCCCGAACAGGCAGAGAGACATGGGCAGTCCGTACCCGCTGATGGACTTCGACACGGTGACGATGTCGGGTACGACGCCCGCCTCCTCGAAGGAGAAGAAGGCGCCGGTGCGCCCGCAGCCCATCTGGATGTCGTCGACGATCAGCAGCATGTCCTGCCGCACACACAGGTCGGCCAGCGCCCGCAGCCACTCCGGGCGCGCCACGTTGATGCCGCCCTCGCCCTGCACGGTCTCCACGATCACGGCGGCCGGCTTGTTTAGTCCGGAGCCCTGGTCCTCCAACAGCCGCTCGAACCACAGGAAGTCGGGGACGGTCCCCTCGAAGTAGTTGTCGAACGGCATCGGCGTGCCGTGCACCAGCGGCACGCCCGCACCGGCCCGCTTGAAGGCGTTGCCGGTCACGGCGAGCGACCCGAGGGACATACCGTGGAAGGCGTTGGTGAAGGACACGATGGCCTCCCGCCCCTTCACCTTCCGCGCCAGCTTCAGCGCCGCCTCGACGGCGTTGGTGCCCGTCGGGCCGGGGAACATGACCTTGTACGGCAGGTCGCGGGGCCGCAGCACCAAGTCCTGGAAGGACTCCAGGAACGCGCGTTTCGCGGAGGTCGACATGTCGAGCCCGTGGGTGACGCCGTCCCGCTCCAGATAGTCGATCAACGCCCGTTTGAGTACGGGGTTGTTGTGGCCGTAGTTGAGTGATCCGGCGCCCGCGAAGAAGTCGAGGTAGGCGTGGCCGTCCTCGTCGTACATACGGCTGCCCTGCGCACGGTCGAACACGGCGGGCCAGCTGCGGCAGTAGCTGCGCACCTCCGACTCGACGGTCTCGAAGACGCTCAGGTCGGGCTGGGTGATGGTCACGTCGGTGAACTCCTTGAGGTGGGGGGCGAGATCAGCCGGAGAGTCCGGAGAGTCCGGACGGTTCGGAGAGTCCGAAAGGTTCGGGGGAATCCGAGGAATCGGAGAGGGGGCCGATGCGGTACAGGACCTCGGGGTCGTGCGGGTCGTTCGGGAACTGGGCCGCGTCGAACAGCACCTCCCGCTGGACGGTGGCGCCGTGGCGCTCCGCGAACGAGGTGAACAGCTGCTCCGAGGCGGTGTTGCGCGGCGTGATGGTGGTCTCGACGGTGGTGAGCCCCTGCTCGGCGCCGACCCGCCGGGTCAGCCCGTCGAGCAGTGCCGCGGCGAGCCCGCGCCCCCGGTGGCCGACGTCGACGGCCACCTGCCAGACGAGCAGGGTGCCGGGCCGGTCCGGCCGGACGTACCCGGTGACGAAGCCGACCGGGCGCCCGCCGGAGTCCCGGGCGACCGCCGAGGTGGCGGCGAAGTCCCGGCACCACAGCAGATAGCTGTACGACGAGTTGAGATCGAGAACCTTCGAGTCCCGGGCTATCCGCCACAGCGCGGCCCCGTCGGCAATCGCCGGTCGGTCTATTTGCAGGTCTGTCCGTGCTGCGCTCATGCAAATCGAACTTACCGAGAGAAAATCAAAAATGCATCGCGGATCGGGGTTCCGGGCGGGCGTGGAATGTGTTATCCCCGGGGCATGGAAGAGCCCGCTTTGTCCAGTAAATAATCAGACAAAGCGGGCGGGTTGTTGAGTGGATCACAATCATGCAATTCACTCAGGTCGTTCGCGAAATCTTTGCGTTTAGGTCGATGAAAAGCGGGCAGGCGAATGCGGGAAGCTACCTCGAATTGAATTGCCCAATTTCATCGCGCATTCACGAGAAATTCGCGACCGCATGCTGCC
The DNA window shown above is from Streptomyces sp. NBC_01451 and carries:
- the ectB gene encoding diaminobutyrate--2-oxoglutarate transaminase, which encodes MTITQPDLSVFETVESEVRSYCRSWPAVFDRAQGSRMYDEDGHAYLDFFAGAGSLNYGHNNPVLKRALIDYLERDGVTHGLDMSTSAKRAFLESFQDLVLRPRDLPYKVMFPGPTGTNAVEAALKLARKVKGREAIVSFTNAFHGMSLGSLAVTGNAFKRAGAGVPLVHGTPMPFDNYFEGTVPDFLWFERLLEDQGSGLNKPAAVIVETVQGEGGINVARPEWLRALADLCVRQDMLLIVDDIQMGCGRTGAFFSFEEAGVVPDIVTVSKSISGYGLPMSLCLFGPELDVWEPGEHNGTFRGNNPAFVTATATLETYWSDGSAMEKQTRTRGEQVEEALISITEENLADVKEYRGRGLVWGLEFHEKARAGRVARRAFELGLLIETSGPESEVVKLLPALTITPEELDEGLRIIARAVRETVEIV
- the ectA gene encoding diaminobutyrate acetyltransferase, giving the protein MSAARTDLQIDRPAIADGAALWRIARDSKVLDLNSSYSYLLWCRDFAATSAVARDSGGRPVGFVTGYVRPDRPGTLLVWQVAVDVGHRGRGLAAALLDGLTRRVGAEQGLTTVETTITPRNTASEQLFTSFAERHGATVQREVLFDAAQFPNDPHDPEVLYRIGPLSDSSDSPEPFGLSEPSGLSGLSG